From Candidatus Sphingomonas colombiensis, one genomic window encodes:
- a CDS encoding acyl-CoA thioesterase produces MKRFTYPFVATPGDIDELGHVNNAVWVRWAQELAVAHWEAVAALEHREAFIWVVTRHAIDYRGNVAAGEAVTGETWVPDVPHGARFDRHFRFIGADGRVTVEGVTTWALLDRASGRLLRVRREVAAPFLED; encoded by the coding sequence GTGAAGCGCTTCACTTATCCCTTCGTCGCCACCCCCGGTGACATCGACGAACTCGGTCACGTCAACAACGCGGTATGGGTGCGCTGGGCGCAGGAGCTCGCGGTGGCGCATTGGGAAGCGGTCGCAGCGCTCGAACATCGCGAGGCGTTCATCTGGGTCGTGACGCGGCACGCTATCGACTATCGCGGCAATGTCGCTGCGGGTGAGGCGGTGACGGGCGAGACGTGGGTGCCCGATGTCCCGCATGGCGCGCGCTTTGATCGGCATTTCCGTTTCATCGGCGCGGACGGGCGGGTGACGGTTGAGGGCGTTACGACATGGGCGTTGCTGGATCGCGCGAGCGGGCGCCTGTTGCGCGTCAGGCGCGAAGTGGCGGCGCCGTTCCTCGAGGATTAG